One Brachybacterium aquaticum genomic region harbors:
- a CDS encoding mannitol dehydrogenase family protein has protein sequence MNAPTASDVGRLVHLGIGNFARAHTLYNTAVAGGWSVVAFTGRSARMADALNAQGGKYGLIVRGREGDEVSVVDVIDEVHPASDVDALVGLLADPFTAVVTLTITEKGYSAGSDPATSAPARIALGLKARREDGVEEPIALVSCDNLTGNGEVLGQAVRAELDPETLAWFDDHVDVVSTMVDRITPSADENASETVREQVGLEDSVPVVTEPFSEWVVEDRFRGRRPEWEKAGVQFTDDIEVHELRKLRLLNGAHTLMAYAGQVAGVERVDEAIAHKDVRALVEQLWSEARATLPLPAEELDDYTAALEERFRNPRLADNLIRIAADGTAKLPVRALPVIAESGGPDKAPGEVAAVAAWTAWVTDRVAAGHEVQDPKGAEIAEAAALSDDTERVAALLALIDVAGDDPLIVAVVAEEKRLPRP, from the coding sequence ATGAACGCCCCCACCGCCTCCGACGTCGGCCGCCTGGTCCACCTCGGCATCGGCAACTTCGCCCGCGCCCACACCCTGTACAACACCGCCGTCGCCGGCGGCTGGTCCGTGGTCGCCTTCACCGGCCGCTCCGCCCGCATGGCCGATGCGCTCAACGCCCAGGGCGGCAAGTACGGCCTGATCGTGCGCGGCCGCGAGGGTGACGAGGTCAGCGTCGTCGACGTCATCGACGAGGTGCACCCCGCCTCCGACGTCGACGCCCTGGTCGGCCTCCTCGCTGATCCCTTCACCGCCGTGGTTACCCTGACCATCACCGAGAAGGGCTACTCCGCTGGCAGCGACCCGGCCACCTCCGCCCCCGCCCGCATCGCGCTCGGCCTGAAGGCCCGCCGCGAGGACGGTGTCGAGGAGCCCATCGCCCTGGTCTCCTGCGACAACCTCACCGGCAACGGCGAGGTGCTGGGCCAGGCCGTGCGCGCCGAGCTCGATCCGGAGACGCTCGCCTGGTTCGACGACCACGTCGACGTCGTCTCCACCATGGTCGACCGCATCACCCCGTCGGCCGACGAGAACGCCTCGGAGACCGTTCGCGAGCAGGTCGGCCTCGAGGACTCCGTCCCCGTGGTCACCGAGCCCTTCTCCGAGTGGGTCGTCGAGGACCGCTTCCGCGGCCGCCGCCCCGAGTGGGAGAAGGCGGGCGTGCAGTTCACCGACGACATCGAGGTCCACGAGCTGCGCAAGCTGCGCCTGCTCAACGGCGCCCACACCCTCATGGCCTACGCCGGTCAGGTCGCGGGCGTGGAGCGCGTGGACGAGGCCATCGCCCACAAGGACGTCCGCGCCCTGGTCGAGCAGCTGTGGAGCGAGGCCCGCGCCACCCTGCCGCTGCCCGCCGAGGAGCTCGACGACTACACCGCCGCGCTCGAGGAGCGGTTCCGCAACCCGCGCCTGGCGGACAACCTCATCCGCATCGCCGCCGACGGCACCGCGAAGCTCCCCGTGCGGGCGCTGCCGGTGATCGCCGAGTCCGGCGGCCCGGACAAGGCCCCCGGCGAGGTCGCGGCCGTCGCCGCGTGGACCGCCTGGGTCACCGACCGCGTCGCCGCCGGCCACGAGGTCCAGGACCCCAAGGGCGCCGAGATCGCCGAGGCGGCCGCGCTGTCCGACGACACCGAGCGCGTCGCGGCGCTGCTGGCCCTGATCGACGTGGCGGGCGACGACCCGCTGATCGTCGCTGTGGTCGCCGAGGAGAAGCGCCTCCCGCGGCCCTGA
- a CDS encoding gluconokinase, with protein sequence MPRFNISVDDAQGPLVVGIDIGSGGTRAAVYDVSGREVGKLNHKEEHAFTVDDDGTSTIDADQIVEEIRTSLHKVLTSDKLPGEVLAIGFDTFASSLVAVDAAGNALTPCITYADTRCTSHVDVLAQSLDVDALHERTGARLHSSYTAPRLAWLRESAPDVFSRTARFMALGEYVAFKLLGTPALGTASAAWSGMIDRRTGEYVPELLDAVGVEASMMGTALDPSDALPVADTPLAAEFPLLATAVWVPVIGDGLAANLGIGALGTGTWGISTATSGAIRQLLDTEIPTLPRGLWAYRVDAQRTLVGSAMSDCGRVLDWCRNELAMPFDIDKTDTATLFSGPPSNGTPLVIPFFSGERGTKWRGSSRALFANVGASTTWKDMLLGAMEGVALSFLRIADQMKEAGGEPERIVLSGGMTGAVPGWLHLLSDALAMPIDHVAVSRSTMRGSAVLALEQAAPGVAVAEAPVLTRVEPVLAHQDYYRERLERFEKLADLA encoded by the coding sequence ATGCCCCGCTTCAACATCTCGGTCGACGACGCCCAGGGTCCTCTGGTCGTCGGGATCGACATCGGCTCCGGCGGCACCCGCGCCGCCGTGTACGACGTCTCCGGTCGCGAGGTCGGCAAGCTCAACCACAAGGAGGAGCACGCCTTCACCGTCGACGACGACGGCACCTCCACCATCGACGCCGACCAGATCGTCGAGGAGATCCGCACCTCGCTGCACAAGGTGCTGACGTCGGACAAGCTCCCCGGCGAGGTGCTCGCCATCGGCTTCGACACCTTCGCCTCCTCCCTCGTCGCGGTCGACGCCGCCGGCAACGCCCTGACCCCGTGCATCACCTACGCGGACACCCGCTGCACCAGCCACGTCGACGTGCTCGCGCAGTCCCTGGACGTGGACGCCCTCCACGAGCGCACCGGCGCCCGCCTGCACTCCTCCTACACCGCCCCGCGCCTGGCCTGGCTGCGCGAGTCCGCCCCCGACGTCTTCTCCCGCACCGCGCGCTTCATGGCACTCGGCGAGTACGTGGCCTTCAAGCTGCTGGGCACCCCGGCGCTGGGCACCGCGTCGGCCGCCTGGTCCGGCATGATCGACCGCCGCACCGGCGAGTACGTGCCCGAGCTGCTGGACGCCGTGGGCGTCGAGGCCTCGATGATGGGCACCGCCCTGGATCCCTCGGATGCGCTGCCCGTCGCGGACACCCCCCTCGCCGCCGAGTTCCCGCTGCTCGCCACGGCCGTGTGGGTGCCGGTGATCGGCGACGGTCTGGCCGCGAACCTCGGCATCGGCGCGCTCGGCACCGGCACCTGGGGCATCTCCACCGCCACCTCCGGCGCGATCCGCCAGCTGCTGGACACCGAGATCCCCACCCTCCCCCGCGGCCTGTGGGCCTACCGGGTCGACGCCCAGCGCACCCTGGTCGGCTCCGCGATGAGCGACTGCGGCCGCGTGCTGGACTGGTGCCGCAACGAGCTCGCCATGCCCTTCGACATCGACAAGACCGACACCGCCACCCTGTTCTCCGGCCCGCCCTCCAACGGCACACCGCTGGTGATCCCCTTCTTCTCCGGCGAGCGCGGCACCAAGTGGCGCGGCTCCTCCCGGGCCCTGTTCGCAAACGTCGGCGCGTCCACCACCTGGAAGGACATGCTCCTCGGCGCGATGGAGGGCGTGGCCCTGTCGTTCCTGCGCATCGCCGACCAGATGAAGGAGGCCGGCGGCGAGCCCGAGCGGATCGTGCTGTCCGGCGGCATGACCGGCGCGGTCCCCGGCTGGCTGCACCTGCTCTCCGACGCGCTCGCGATGCCGATCGACCACGTCGCGGTCTCCCGCTCCACGATGCGCGGCTCCGCCGTGCTGGCCCTCGAGCAGGCGGCCCCGGGCGTGGCCGTGGCCGAGGCCCCGGTGCTCACCCGCGTCGAGCCCGTCCTCGCCCACCAGGACTACTACCGCGAGCGCCTCGAGCGCTTCGAGAAGCTCGCCGACCTGGCCTGA
- a CDS encoding universal stress protein, giving the protein MSDNDTARSVPSADLGDRPLGVLVGYDGSDQAEQALVYAARAAQRAGSPLTVVTAYTVPTMDYAEAALTPVVPPEVARLNAARELLDQAREHLRGYSGQLDLRTEYGDAAGVLVGLSSQARLAVVGARGRGGFLGRLLGSVSSALPAHAHCPTVVVNRGYDVGEGADRFAPIEDDAPVIAGVDRSAHADLALAHAIEAAEGRGCPLHILMVMPPPDDWGGSYTAWLPDPAVLEQHRVTAERGLARVAEELSAAHPGLTITSEVIVADPAEELVKRSGGAQLTVLGTRGHGRLTSTLLGSVSRAVLQLAEGPVMVVPNLDPQRAHKDSQRPR; this is encoded by the coding sequence ATGTCCGACAACGACACCGCCCGCTCCGTCCCGTCCGCCGACCTCGGCGATCGCCCGCTGGGCGTGCTCGTCGGCTACGACGGCTCCGACCAGGCCGAACAGGCCCTCGTGTACGCCGCGCGCGCGGCGCAGCGCGCCGGCTCCCCCCTCACCGTGGTCACCGCGTACACCGTGCCGACCATGGACTACGCCGAGGCGGCACTCACCCCGGTGGTCCCGCCGGAGGTCGCCCGTCTGAACGCCGCCCGCGAGCTGCTGGACCAGGCCCGCGAGCACCTGCGCGGCTACTCCGGACAGCTCGACCTGCGCACCGAATACGGCGACGCCGCCGGGGTGCTGGTGGGCCTGTCCTCGCAGGCACGGCTCGCCGTGGTCGGTGCCCGTGGCCGCGGCGGCTTCCTGGGCCGGCTCCTCGGCTCGGTCTCCTCCGCCCTGCCCGCCCACGCCCACTGCCCGACGGTGGTCGTGAACCGCGGCTACGACGTCGGCGAGGGCGCGGACCGCTTCGCGCCGATCGAGGACGACGCCCCGGTCATCGCGGGTGTGGACCGCTCCGCGCACGCGGACCTGGCCCTCGCCCACGCGATCGAGGCCGCGGAGGGCCGCGGATGCCCGCTGCACATCCTCATGGTGATGCCGCCGCCGGACGACTGGGGCGGCTCCTACACCGCCTGGCTGCCCGACCCCGCGGTCCTCGAGCAGCACCGCGTCACCGCGGAGCGGGGCCTTGCCCGGGTCGCCGAGGAGCTCAGCGCCGCCCACCCCGGCCTCACCATCACCTCCGAGGTGATCGTCGCCGATCCGGCCGAGGAGCTCGTCAAGCGCTCCGGCGGTGCGCAGCTGACCGTGCTCGGCACGCGCGGCCACGGCCGACTCACCAGCACCCTGCTCGGCTCGGTCTCCCGCGCCGTGCTGCAGCTGGCCGAGGGGCCCGTCATGGTGGTGCCGAACCTCGATCCGCAGCGCGCGCACAAGGACTCCCAGCGCCCCCGATGA
- a CDS encoding DUF1905 domain-containing protein, which produces MDLSVRAPTLEWRGPPPYLFARMPEEAADAIAAIAREASYGWGCIPVTARIGDTEFTTALSSAPEVLDVPGLPPVNNDHVLAPDGSAVYASGNDFHVWEVPLGSAPDGGAAAGAPRRITPEDGGLHFLHGVSPDGTTLAYVHLRLEGEDWWAAATIRLIGVDGTGDRAVTTHPGPADGSEFTPDGEWILLNTEQFSEVPGHAQIARVRPDGTELAQLTRDERVNWFPHPSPDRKVTVYLSFPPGTTGHPADLEVELRLVEGEEWDAPRTLVTLFGGQGTLNVPGWATDGSAFAFVDYPLDG; this is translated from the coding sequence ATGGATCTCAGCGTCCGCGCGCCGACCCTCGAGTGGCGCGGACCGCCGCCGTACCTCTTCGCGCGCATGCCCGAGGAGGCGGCCGACGCGATCGCCGCCATCGCGCGGGAGGCGAGCTACGGCTGGGGCTGCATCCCGGTCACCGCACGGATCGGCGACACCGAGTTCACCACCGCCCTGTCCTCGGCCCCGGAGGTGCTGGACGTGCCGGGACTGCCGCCGGTGAACAACGACCACGTCCTCGCCCCGGACGGCTCCGCGGTCTACGCCTCCGGCAACGACTTCCACGTGTGGGAGGTACCGCTGGGGTCCGCTCCGGACGGCGGAGCGGCCGCGGGCGCGCCGCGTCGGATCACGCCCGAGGACGGCGGCCTGCACTTCCTCCACGGGGTCAGCCCCGACGGGACCACCCTCGCCTACGTGCACCTGCGCCTCGAGGGGGAGGACTGGTGGGCCGCGGCGACGATCCGGCTGATCGGCGTGGACGGCACCGGCGACCGCGCCGTGACCACCCACCCCGGACCGGCCGACGGCAGCGAGTTCACCCCGGACGGCGAGTGGATCCTGCTGAACACCGAGCAGTTCTCCGAGGTCCCCGGCCACGCGCAGATCGCCCGCGTGCGTCCTGACGGCACGGAGCTGGCCCAGCTCACCCGCGACGAGCGCGTGAACTGGTTCCCGCATCCGAGCCCCGACCGGAAGGTGACGGTCTACCTCAGCTTCCCGCCCGGCACGACCGGCCACCCTGCCGACCTCGAGGTGGAGCTGCGCCTGGTCGAGGGCGAGGAATGGGACGCGCCGCGCACGCTCGTGACCCTCTTCGGCGGGCAGGGCACGCTGAACGTGCCCGGCTGGGCGACGGACGGCTCGGCCTTCGCGTTCGTCGACTACCCGCTGGACGGCTGA
- a CDS encoding universal stress protein, with protein sequence MSTDDRLSPLPVEPEAHDIGVLVGYDDSEHAVQALHFAAVLALRAHSRLTVVSAYTVPPMVYPNMASLPPVPEKEARELATRQILDSAEAHLRGYPGEVVLRAVEGDAAGVLVELSSRATMSVVGARGRGGFLGRLLGSVSAALPAHSHCPTIVVPKSYVVPGGTGPERFASEGGIAPVVLGIDGTPPRELTEVALKVAADAGAPLHLLLVLPPLETWMASAQAMVPDKEILERRRDELAEEIRREALALTEATPGVTVTAGVEIGDPAGRLAEHSRTAQLTIVSTRGHGRMVSALLGSVSRGLLERAEGPVMVVPAPDHVRHAPRRPR encoded by the coding sequence ATGAGCACCGACGACCGACTGTCCCCCCTGCCCGTCGAGCCCGAGGCCCACGACATCGGCGTCCTGGTGGGCTACGACGACTCCGAGCACGCGGTGCAGGCGCTGCACTTCGCCGCCGTCCTCGCCCTGCGCGCGCACTCGCGCCTGACCGTGGTCTCCGCGTACACGGTCCCGCCGATGGTCTACCCGAACATGGCCTCGCTGCCGCCCGTGCCCGAGAAGGAGGCACGGGAGCTGGCGACCCGGCAGATCCTCGATTCCGCCGAGGCGCATCTGCGCGGCTACCCCGGTGAGGTGGTGCTGCGGGCTGTCGAGGGCGATGCCGCCGGGGTGCTCGTGGAACTCTCCTCGCGGGCGACGATGTCCGTGGTCGGCGCCCGCGGTCGCGGCGGCTTCCTGGGCCGCCTGCTCGGCTCGGTCTCCGCGGCCCTGCCTGCGCACTCCCACTGCCCCACCATCGTGGTCCCCAAGAGCTACGTGGTCCCGGGCGGCACCGGGCCGGAGCGCTTCGCGAGCGAGGGCGGGATCGCCCCGGTGGTGCTCGGGATCGACGGGACCCCGCCGCGCGAGCTCACCGAGGTCGCGCTGAAGGTCGCCGCCGACGCCGGCGCTCCCCTGCACCTGCTGCTGGTGCTGCCGCCGCTGGAGACCTGGATGGCCTCCGCCCAGGCGATGGTCCCGGACAAGGAGATCCTCGAGCGGCGCCGCGACGAGCTCGCCGAGGAGATCCGGCGCGAGGCGCTGGCGCTCACCGAGGCCACGCCCGGGGTGACGGTCACGGCGGGCGTGGAGATCGGGGATCCGGCGGGCCGGCTCGCCGAGCACTCCCGCACCGCGCAGCTCACGATCGTCAGCACCCGCGGGCACGGTCGGATGGTCAGCGCACTGCTGGGCTCCGTCTCCCGCGGTCTGCTCGAGCGGGCCGAGGGCCCGGTGATGGTGGTGCCGGCGCCGGACCACGTCCGCCACGCGCCGCGCCGTCCGCGCTGA
- a CDS encoding S41 family peptidase, whose translation MSTTPAHAAYLRHPDVRGDTITFTAANDVWLAPLAGGRAWRLTDEGAPVGYPRFSPDGDHIAYTSRTSGGPEVWVISAEGETTPRRLTHWGRPATKVVGWLADGRVLATTSYGAPIARDAQLWAIDLEGRAELLPLGRSGELAIHPTTGATVVANPWRRDQASWKHYQGGTAVKLWISRQDVPLDAPAAEHAARSWEPLLDDILASKLRIAWYGDRLLFASDTPGPGAALTDRASGNLWSIAADGSDLRSHTSFTSEQGYLREPATDGTTIVFSSRGRLYAMDSLDAQPREIEVLASGVGAARLPRPASPSRNLLAMRPVHDARSSVVEWRGSAHALTHRGGPARLLAGTCGLRLREVRPLGRSPFALFVSDVAAQRDREEGGVGSDILALARLDGGGEEIRLDLGEVGRILHALPSPDGSRIAITSHDNVVRLVTLRGLTDPARSTSASGSASSIGSSSTGSSAEQTGWETDAEHAIEAPRLDSVREIGRSGGGEVRDLAWSPDGRWLVWAEPNSWQLSRLMISDTVDAEPTGRALTAGKYLDSAPAFSADGKHLALLSLRTFETVYDDMVFDLGFVNAERPFLLPLERSTPDPFGPHPDGWGAGPEAAEKPGAPGTGGTSADGTPAGGATDGSGASAAPTASAAASAAASAEASSKPATSSSAAGADEASRPPVTTIDLDAVESRLVPFPVVSGYYSHLTAVTGGFVWLRHPQQGVLGTARAGVKGDAPEPTLEFWSLADRKLTVLAEGVTDLSVSGDGETLVIRQGENWVQVPATRKAEDEDPARIVIDTSRLRLTVDPVKERRGMLWDNYRLMAQQYWRADMDGMDWHAMTSWYDPVIERLVTEDDFQDMMWEVQGELGTSHAYVQGAVYKADPPMLPAHLGADVEQRDGKWVITRILPGDSSDPDARSPLLAPGVGAQVGDAIVRVDGREVGPEGVEAALVGASGKATELVLLRDGAEHRVAVTPLGDDSELRYQAWVESRRALVAELSGGRLGYLHIPDMVSSGWAQMHRDLREATTKEGLVVDVRYNSGGHTSQLVTDRLARRVLSWDYPRHERPGTYPQSAPRGAVVLVTNQEAGSDGDIVNAVSRALKIGPIIGTRTWGGVIGIDGRYDLVDGTGVTQPKYASWFEGEDWAIENYGVEPDIEVPLPPNAWVAGDDPQLARGVTEALALLEETPAATAPPLPAPRFAPRRED comes from the coding sequence ATGTCGACGACGCCTGCCCATGCCGCGTACCTCCGCCACCCCGATGTGCGCGGTGACACGATCACCTTCACCGCCGCGAACGATGTGTGGCTCGCCCCGCTCGCGGGCGGGCGCGCCTGGCGGCTGACCGACGAGGGCGCCCCCGTCGGCTACCCGCGCTTCTCCCCCGACGGCGACCACATCGCCTACACCTCCCGCACCTCCGGCGGCCCCGAGGTGTGGGTGATCTCGGCCGAGGGCGAGACCACACCGCGCCGCCTGACCCACTGGGGTCGGCCCGCCACGAAGGTGGTCGGCTGGCTGGCGGACGGCCGGGTCCTGGCCACCACCAGCTACGGCGCCCCGATCGCGCGCGACGCCCAGCTGTGGGCGATCGACCTCGAGGGCCGCGCCGAGCTGCTGCCGCTGGGCCGCAGCGGCGAGCTCGCGATCCATCCCACCACCGGCGCCACGGTCGTCGCCAACCCGTGGCGCCGCGACCAGGCCTCCTGGAAGCACTACCAGGGCGGCACCGCCGTGAAGCTGTGGATCTCCCGGCAGGACGTGCCGCTGGACGCGCCCGCCGCCGAGCACGCCGCGCGCTCCTGGGAGCCGCTGCTGGACGACATCCTCGCCTCGAAGCTGCGGATCGCCTGGTACGGCGACCGGCTGCTGTTCGCCTCGGACACCCCCGGGCCCGGCGCCGCGCTCACCGACCGCGCCTCGGGGAACCTCTGGTCGATCGCGGCCGACGGGTCCGACCTGCGCTCCCACACCTCCTTCACCTCCGAGCAGGGCTACCTGCGCGAGCCCGCGACCGACGGCACGACGATCGTGTTCAGCTCCCGCGGGCGCCTGTACGCGATGGACTCGTTGGACGCGCAGCCCCGCGAGATCGAGGTGCTCGCCTCGGGCGTCGGCGCCGCGCGTCTGCCCCGCCCCGCCTCCCCGAGCAGGAACCTGCTGGCCATGCGGCCGGTGCACGACGCCCGCTCGTCGGTCGTCGAGTGGCGCGGCAGCGCCCACGCCCTCACCCATCGCGGCGGCCCGGCCCGCCTGCTCGCCGGGACCTGCGGGCTGCGGCTGCGCGAGGTGCGACCGCTCGGCCGCTCGCCCTTCGCCCTGTTCGTCTCCGACGTCGCCGCGCAGCGCGACCGCGAGGAGGGCGGCGTCGGCTCGGACATCCTCGCGCTCGCCCGCCTGGACGGCGGCGGCGAGGAGATCCGCCTGGACCTCGGCGAGGTGGGGCGCATCCTCCACGCGCTCCCCTCCCCCGACGGCTCCCGCATCGCGATCACCAGCCACGACAACGTGGTGCGCCTGGTGACCCTGCGCGGTCTCACCGACCCCGCCAGGAGCACCTCCGCCTCGGGTTCCGCATCGTCCATCGGGTCGTCGTCCACCGGGTCGTCCGCCGAGCAGACCGGCTGGGAGACCGACGCCGAGCACGCGATCGAGGCCCCGCGCCTGGACTCCGTGCGCGAGATCGGCCGCTCCGGCGGCGGGGAGGTGCGGGACCTGGCCTGGTCGCCCGACGGCCGCTGGCTGGTGTGGGCCGAGCCGAACTCCTGGCAGCTCTCGCGCCTGATGATCTCGGACACCGTGGACGCCGAGCCCACCGGCCGCGCCCTCACCGCCGGGAAGTACCTCGACTCCGCCCCGGCCTTCAGCGCCGACGGCAAGCACCTGGCCCTGCTGAGCCTGCGCACCTTCGAGACCGTGTACGACGACATGGTCTTCGACCTGGGCTTCGTCAACGCCGAGCGGCCCTTCCTGCTGCCGCTCGAGCGCAGCACCCCGGACCCCTTCGGACCCCATCCTGACGGCTGGGGCGCGGGGCCCGAGGCCGCCGAGAAGCCCGGGGCGCCCGGGACCGGTGGCACGTCGGCCGACGGAACCCCCGCGGGCGGCGCGACCGACGGCTCCGGCGCGAGTGCCGCCCCGACGGCGAGCGCCGCGGCGAGCGCGGCCGCGTCGGCCGAGGCCTCCTCGAAGCCGGCGACCTCCTCCTCCGCGGCGGGGGCCGACGAGGCCTCCCGGCCGCCGGTCACCACGATCGACCTCGACGCGGTCGAGTCGCGGCTCGTGCCCTTCCCGGTCGTCTCCGGCTACTACTCGCACCTCACCGCGGTGACCGGCGGCTTCGTGTGGCTGCGCCATCCCCAGCAGGGCGTGCTCGGCACCGCCCGCGCCGGGGTGAAGGGCGATGCCCCGGAGCCGACGCTCGAGTTCTGGTCGCTCGCGGACCGCAAGCTCACCGTGCTCGCCGAGGGGGTCACGGACCTGTCCGTCTCCGGCGACGGCGAGACCCTCGTGATCCGCCAGGGCGAGAACTGGGTGCAGGTCCCCGCGACCCGCAAGGCCGAGGACGAGGACCCCGCCCGCATCGTCATCGACACCTCCCGCCTGCGCCTGACCGTCGACCCGGTCAAGGAGCGGCGCGGCATGCTGTGGGACAACTACCGCCTCATGGCCCAGCAGTACTGGCGCGCGGACATGGACGGCATGGACTGGCACGCCATGACCTCCTGGTACGACCCGGTGATCGAGCGCCTGGTCACCGAGGACGACTTCCAGGACATGATGTGGGAGGTCCAGGGCGAGCTCGGCACCTCGCACGCCTATGTGCAGGGCGCGGTGTACAAGGCCGATCCGCCGATGCTCCCAGCCCATCTGGGGGCCGACGTCGAGCAGCGGGACGGGAAGTGGGTCATCACCCGCATCCTGCCCGGCGACTCCTCGGACCCGGACGCCCGCTCCCCGCTGCTCGCGCCCGGGGTCGGTGCGCAGGTGGGCGATGCGATCGTGCGCGTGGACGGCCGGGAGGTGGGTCCCGAGGGCGTGGAGGCCGCTCTCGTCGGCGCCTCCGGCAAGGCCACCGAGCTGGTGCTGCTGCGCGACGGGGCCGAGCACCGGGTGGCCGTGACCCCGCTCGGCGACGACTCCGAGCTGCGCTACCAGGCGTGGGTCGAGTCGCGCCGCGCCCTGGTCGCGGAGCTGTCCGGCGGACGCCTCGGCTACCTGCACATCCCCGACATGGTCTCCTCCGGCTGGGCGCAGATGCACCGCGACCTGCGCGAGGCGACGACCAAGGAGGGCCTGGTCGTGGACGTGCGCTACAACAGCGGCGGCCACACCAGCCAGCTGGTCACCGACCGTCTCGCCCGCCGCGTGCTCTCCTGGGACTACCCGCGCCACGAGCGGCCGGGCACCTACCCGCAGTCCGCGCCGCGCGGCGCGGTGGTGCTGGTGACGAACCAGGAGGCCGGCTCCGACGGCGACATCGTGAACGCGGTCTCGCGCGCGCTGAAGATCGGGCCGATCATCGGCACCCGCACCTGGGGCGGCGTGATCGGCATCGACGGCCGCTACGACCTGGTCGACGGCACCGGCGTCACCCAGCCGAAGTACGCCAGCTGGTTCGAGGGCGAGGACTGGGCGATCGAGAACTACGGCGTCGAGCCCGACATCGAGGTGCCGCTGCCCCCGAACGCCTGGGTGGCCGGGGACGACCCGCAGCTCGCCCGCGGAGTCACCGAGGCGCTCGCACTGCTGGAGGAGACGCCCGCCGCGACGGCGCCGCCCCTACCCGCGCCGCGCTTCGCCCCGCGCCGCGAGGACTGA
- a CDS encoding exodeoxyribonuclease III, with protein sequence MLRIATVNVNGIRAAQRRGFTDWLTGRGLDVVALQEVRAQADKLPGDAFGDFHVAADLGTIPGRNGVAVLTREAPAAVRTWSGEALVGRAPAWGDGESSGDSPSSAGSPSVGSPSVGSPSADEGLAPAPAPDRVTLPLALRPFALQGRYLEIDLADAPLTVASLYLPKGGLPAEMQRPERMREAPDGGARYARKMAFMDGFAAYLTRTRRAALADGREYLLMGDLNIAHTRQDLANWRSNQKNDGFLPEEREWLGAQLSPRTLVDVVRTLHPGEDGPYSWWSWLGGAFARDTGWRLDYHVATPRLARAAVHDAVDREVDGQRLSDHAPVVVDYAWPAAD encoded by the coding sequence ATGCTGCGCATCGCCACGGTCAACGTCAACGGGATCCGCGCCGCCCAGCGGCGCGGGTTCACGGACTGGCTCACCGGTCGCGGCCTCGACGTCGTCGCCCTCCAGGAGGTCCGCGCGCAGGCCGACAAGCTCCCCGGCGACGCCTTCGGCGACTTCCACGTCGCCGCGGACCTCGGCACGATCCCGGGTCGCAACGGCGTCGCGGTCCTGACGCGCGAGGCTCCCGCCGCGGTGCGCACGTGGAGCGGCGAGGCGCTGGTGGGCAGGGCGCCCGCGTGGGGCGACGGCGAGTCGTCGGGCGACAGCCCCTCGTCGGCCGGGTCTCCGTCGGTCGGGTCTCCGTCGGTCGGGTCCCCGTCGGCCGACGAGGGCCTCGCCCCCGCCCCCGCGCCCGATCGCGTCACCCTTCCCCTCGCCCTGCGGCCCTTCGCCCTCCAGGGCCGCTACCTCGAGATCGATCTCGCGGACGCGCCCCTCACCGTCGCGAGCCTGTACCTGCCCAAGGGCGGTCTGCCGGCGGAGATGCAGCGTCCGGAGCGGATGCGCGAGGCCCCGGACGGCGGGGCGCGCTACGCCCGCAAGATGGCGTTCATGGACGGCTTCGCCGCCTATCTCACCCGCACCCGCAGGGCGGCTCTCGCCGACGGCCGCGAGTACCTACTGATGGGCGATCTGAACATCGCCCACACCCGCCAGGACCTCGCCAACTGGCGCAGCAACCAGAAGAACGACGGCTTCCTGCCCGAGGAGCGGGAGTGGCTGGGCGCGCAGCTCTCCCCGCGCACGCTCGTGGACGTGGTCCGCACGCTGCACCCGGGCGAGGACGGTCCCTACTCGTGGTGGTCCTGGCTCGGCGGTGCCTTCGCACGGGACACCGGCTGGCGCCTCGATTACCACGTGGCCACGCCGCGCCTGGCCCGTGCCGCCGTGCACGATGCGGTGGATCGTGAGGTGGACGGGCAGCGGCTGTCCGATCATGCCCCGGTGGTCGTGGACTACGCCTGGCCCGCCGCCGACTGA